In Campylobacter sp. RM16189, a genomic segment contains:
- a CDS encoding DNA adenine methylase — protein MSCAKPENLSENKAFLTEQILTYLGNKRSLLGFIEQGVLHAKSELRRDKLSCADVFSGSGIVARFLKRHANFIVANDLELYSKITNECYLANLTPELKGELKSNLAKLKKEIKSELKSGFITELYSPKDEANITPNDRVFYTPYNARYIDTARAKIELLDERLKPFFLAPLLHSASVHANTSGVFKGFYKNKDKIGQFGGEGRNALKRILAPIELKMPVFSNFNVEFEVMQKDANLLAGEIGKIDLVYLDPPYNQHPYGSNYFMLNLIAKYERPSEISKVSGIAKDWNRSVYNQRANTAEAFFDLIGKLKAKFVLISFNSEGFISKESFDKNLKKFGKVELREQKYNTFRGGRNLNSRNLHVNELLYILKK, from the coding sequence ATGAGCTGTGCAAAGCCTGAAAATTTAAGCGAAAACAAGGCTTTTCTAACCGAGCAAATTTTAACCTATCTTGGCAATAAGCGCTCCTTACTTGGATTTATAGAGCAGGGCGTATTGCACGCTAAAAGCGAATTAAGGCGAGATAAGTTAAGTTGCGCGGATGTCTTTTCGGGTTCGGGAATTGTGGCTAGATTTTTAAAGCGACATGCAAATTTTATCGTTGCAAACGATCTTGAGCTGTATTCTAAAATCACAAATGAGTGCTACCTTGCAAATTTGACGCCTGAACTTAAAGGTGAACTTAAATCAAATTTGGCAAAGCTCAAAAAAGAGATAAAAAGCGAGCTTAAAAGCGGTTTTATCACTGAGCTTTACTCGCCAAAAGATGAGGCAAATATCACTCCAAACGATAGAGTTTTTTACACTCCTTATAACGCGCGCTATATCGATACGGCAAGGGCTAAGATAGAGCTTTTGGATGAGCGGCTAAAACCATTTTTCCTAGCTCCGCTTTTACACTCTGCGAGCGTGCATGCAAATACGAGCGGAGTTTTTAAGGGGTTTTATAAAAATAAAGATAAAATAGGGCAGTTTGGCGGCGAAGGAAGAAACGCGTTAAAAAGAATTCTAGCTCCTATCGAGCTTAAAATGCCTGTTTTTTCAAATTTTAACGTCGAATTTGAAGTTATGCAAAAGGACGCAAATTTACTAGCAGGCGAGATTGGCAAGATCGATCTAGTCTATCTTGATCCTCCTTATAACCAGCACCCTTACGGCTCAAACTACTTTATGCTGAATTTGATTGCCAAATACGAGCGTCCAAGTGAAATTTCAAAAGTTTCAGGCATAGCTAAAGATTGGAATCGCTCCGTTTATAATCAAAGAGCAAACACTGCCGAAGCGTTTTTTGATCTCATTGGCAAGCTGAAGGCTAAATTTGTGCTAATTTCTTTTAACTCGGAAGGGTTTATCTCTAAAGAGAGTTTTGATAAAAACCTTAAAAAATTTGGAAAAGTAGAGTTGAGAGAACAAAAATACAATACATTTCGTGGAGGTAGAAACTTAAATAGTAGAAATTTACACGTAAACGAACTTCTTTATATATTAAAAAAATAA
- a CDS encoding molybdopterin-dependent oxidoreductase — MKRRDFIKTSAILGASSLSASRIDGVTKTIFDNKKVFGANRFGTFWANINSEQIVSVSDFEGDKFPNTMNYSLPDVIQNENRVLYPMVRKSYLKAKGPAKSELRGNEEFVRVSWDVALDLAAKALKENFDKYGPESIYGECYWWGGSGKVGWGRTVAHRMLKILGGYVEETDDYSTGAGLTIMPYVLGSGSVYDTPTKWKAVVKNAKNVVFWGTDPIVTNQIGSIPPLHSNYPGIIDLKKSGIKTYSVNVMVNDTARYLGSEPIIVVPNTDTAMVLGMCHHLYENHLYDAEFIKKYTVGFNKFKDYLLGVEDKIVKDVKWASKICGVQPEYIAKFAEKLAKEPTTILIGRALQRADHGEQIFWALVTLSAMLGHIGKEGLGFEFSLGYNSGGAGDKIAPVLKGLSTRISEKYETPDSPWKKFKNVTIPSSRSIEALENPGKEIDHNGKKIKLPHMRVAYNASGSMFTRHQDVNNIVKQWKKFETVITAEPYWTSTARLSDIVFPVAIEVERNDINQTAPNGEYIVAYRPIINPMGESKSDFWICEQICKRWGVGEVFTEGKSELDWVKEFYNDAVTQAKNLNVQMPKFEEFWEKGFVRFEQDKKETELYTRLAAFRENPVKNRLGTPSGKIEIYSPAVAKYGYDDCPGHATWLEPFEWLGSEKTKKYPIHIVSPHSRYRLHSQLNNSIIRNFAEVSGREPILMNPKDAKERGLANGDIVRVFNDRGEILAGVLITDLIQEKVAAICEGAWYDPEKWGEKSLCQHGCVNVLTRDKGTSKLAQSNTAHTTLAQIEKFKGEIKPIKAFSKPTIIQSL; from the coding sequence ATGAAAAGACGAGATTTTATAAAGACCTCAGCTATTCTTGGAGCTAGCTCTTTGAGCGCTAGTAGGATTGATGGTGTTACAAAAACTATTTTTGACAATAAGAAAGTTTTTGGAGCAAATAGATTTGGAACTTTTTGGGCCAATATAAATTCAGAGCAGATCGTTTCTGTAAGTGATTTTGAAGGTGATAAATTCCCAAATACTATGAATTATTCGCTGCCGGATGTGATTCAAAACGAAAACAGAGTTCTTTATCCGATGGTAAGAAAAAGCTATCTAAAGGCTAAAGGTCCTGCAAAAAGTGAATTAAGAGGTAATGAAGAGTTTGTAAGAGTTAGCTGGGATGTAGCTCTTGATCTTGCCGCTAAGGCTTTAAAAGAAAATTTTGATAAATATGGCCCTGAAAGTATCTACGGCGAGTGCTACTGGTGGGGCGGTAGCGGTAAAGTAGGCTGGGGCAGAACCGTAGCTCACAGAATGTTAAAAATTCTTGGCGGATATGTTGAGGAGACTGATGATTATTCGACGGGAGCAGGTCTTACTATAATGCCTTATGTATTGGGAAGCGGTTCGGTTTATGATACGCCAACCAAATGGAAAGCCGTTGTTAAAAATGCTAAAAACGTAGTATTTTGGGGTACTGATCCGATAGTTACAAATCAAATAGGTTCTATTCCTCCACTTCACTCTAACTATCCTGGCATCATAGATCTTAAAAAATCAGGCATAAAAACTTATAGCGTAAACGTAATGGTTAACGATACTGCTCGCTATTTAGGCTCTGAACCTATAATAGTTGTACCAAATACCGATACCGCAATGGTGCTTGGAATGTGCCACCACTTATATGAAAATCATCTTTATGATGCTGAGTTTATTAAAAAATATACGGTTGGATTTAATAAATTTAAAGACTATTTGCTTGGTGTGGAGGATAAGATTGTTAAAGATGTTAAGTGGGCTAGTAAAATTTGTGGTGTTCAACCTGAATATATCGCTAAATTTGCAGAAAAACTAGCAAAAGAGCCTACTACTATTTTAATAGGTCGTGCACTTCAAAGAGCAGACCACGGAGAGCAAATTTTCTGGGCTTTAGTTACTCTAAGTGCTATGCTAGGGCATATCGGCAAAGAGGGTCTTGGGTTTGAGTTTAGTTTAGGATATAACTCAGGCGGTGCCGGAGATAAGATAGCTCCGGTTTTAAAGGGTCTTAGCACAAGAATAAGTGAAAAATATGAGACGCCAGACTCTCCTTGGAAAAAATTTAAAAACGTAACTATTCCTTCATCACGCTCTATCGAAGCACTTGAAAATCCAGGCAAAGAGATAGATCATAACGGTAAAAAGATAAAACTTCCACATATGAGAGTAGCTTATAATGCATCAGGTTCGATGTTTACACGTCACCAAGATGTAAATAATATCGTTAAACAATGGAAAAAATTTGAAACAGTTATCACTGCAGAGCCTTATTGGACGAGTACAGCAAGGTTATCTGATATAGTATTCCCTGTGGCTATCGAAGTTGAGAGAAACGACATCAACCAAACCGCTCCAAACGGCGAATATATCGTAGCATATAGACCTATCATTAATCCTATGGGAGAGAGCAAGAGCGACTTTTGGATTTGTGAGCAAATTTGTAAAAGATGGGGCGTTGGCGAAGTATTCACAGAAGGAAAATCAGAGCTTGATTGGGTTAAGGAATTCTACAACGATGCGGTAACTCAAGCAAAAAATCTCAATGTACAAATGCCTAAATTTGAAGAGTTCTGGGAGAAAGGTTTTGTAAGATTTGAACAAGATAAAAAAGAGACGGAGCTATACACTAGACTAGCGGCGTTTAGAGAAAATCCTGTAAAAAATCGCCTTGGAACACCATCCGGTAAGATTGAAATTTACTCTCCTGCCGTAGCTAAATATGGCTATGATGACTGCCCTGGACATGCTACTTGGCTAGAGCCATTCGAGTGGCTCGGTAGCGAAAAGACTAAAAAATATCCGATACATATAGTAAGTCCTCACTCAAGATATCGCTTACACTCTCAGCTAAATAACTCTATTATTAGAAATTTTGCCGAGGTTAGCGGCAGAGAGCCTATTTTGATGAATCCAAAAGATGCTAAAGAAAGAGGTCTTGCCAATGGTGACATCGTAAGAGTATTTAATGATCGCGGTGAAATTTTAGCAGGCGTGCTTATAACCGATCTTATTCAAGAAAAGGTTGCTGCAATATGTGAAGGTGCGTGGTATGATCCTGAAAAATGGGGAGAAAAGAGCCTTTGCCAACATGGTTGCGTAAACGTATTAACTCGTGATAAAGGCACAAGTAAGCTAGCTCAAAGCAACACAGCCCACACAACTCTAGCACAGATTGAGAAATTTAAAGGCGAGATTAAGCCTATAAAAGCATTCTCAAAACCTACTATTATTCAATCTCTATAA